DNA from Fibrobacter sp. UWB15:
CTTTCGGGCCTCGATAGCATCGGCTACTCCATGAACGTAATTCACGACGGTCAGGAACAGGCCATGATGGCTACCGGTACCGACGAAAACCTGCCGATTATTACGGAATTTGCCCAGAAGCTTGGCGTGGCCGCAAACGATGTAGTCGCTCCTTACGCAAATGCCGAAGGCTTTGTGGTAGGTGACGGTTCCGTGTCGATTCTGCTCGAAGAGGAAGAATACGCCAAGGCCCGCGGTGCCAAGGTTTACTGCTACGCTCTCGGATTTGGCCATGGCCGCAAGAACGTGAAGTTCGGTAAGCTCTCGGGTTCTGACGAAGCTTTGGACAAGGCCATTGCCGATGCCCTGGCCGATGCCGACATTACGGCAGCCGACGTGGATGCGGTCTGCGGTTTTGCCAACGGCTACAAGAAGATTGACGACATTGAAAAGGGAGCCCTTAAGCGCGTGTTTGGCGAAAAGCTTGCCGCGATGCCGCTCTTCGAAGTCAAGGAACGCACCGGTGAAGGCCGTGCGGGGTCTGCAGCCCTTGCCGCTGCCGAAGCCGCTCTCCTTTTGAGCGGTGAAATGGCAAACGACAACGCCTACTTTGTGGCGGCAGACGGTTCTGTCTCGGCAAAGACGGCTGAATCGGCAAATCTCAAGAAAATTTTGGTTATCTCTTATGCGACGGGCGGTTCTTACAGCGCAGTCGTGTTCGGAAAATAGTGTTTAGGTAGAAGGAGCTTGAATATGAAAGTAGCTTTGGTAACAGGTGCATCTAAGGGAATCGGCAAGGCTTGTGCCTTGCGCCTTGCTCGCGATGGCTATACTGTCGTGGTGAACTACTCCAGTTCCGACGAGGCTGCCCAGCAGACTTTGGACCAGATTAAGGCCGAAGGTGGCGACGGCATGATTTACAAGGCGAATGTCGCCGACCTTTCTCAGGTGAAAGTCATGGTTCGCGAAGTCTTCAAGGCTTACGGTCGCATTGACGTGCTCGTGAACAACGCAGGCATCGTGCGCGACGAATACTTGATGATGATGAATCCGGAAACCTTGGACAAGTGCTTCGACCTGAACGTGAAGGGCTATTTCTACTGCGCACAGCAGGTGGCCGTGAAAATGTACAAGCAGAAGTCCGGCGTGATCATTAACATGAGCTCCGTGTCTTCGAAGTTTGCTCTCGCTGGCCAGGCTGTTTACAGCGCCACGAAGGGCGCCGTGAATTCCCTGACGCAGACGCTTGCCAAGGAACTCGGCGGTTTCGGTATCCGCGTGAATGCCGTGGCTCCGGGCTTTATCGCTACCGAAATGATCGAAGCGATTCCCGAAGAAACCCGTAAGGGCTATCTCGAAAAGATTCCTCTGAAGCGCTTTGGCTCTGCCGACGAAGTCGCAAATATTGTATCTGCGCTCGCTTCTGACCAGTTCGCCTACGTGACCGGCCAGGTGTTTGTGCTTGACGGAGGTCTTTCTCTATGATGAACATTTACGAAATCAGCGAAAAGATTGCTCAGCGTCCGCCGTTCCAGATGATCGAACGTGTCACGGAACTTACGCCGAACGAGTCTGCCGTGGGCATCAAGAACGTGAGCGTGAATGAGCCTTACTTTACGGGACATTTTCCTGGAACTCCGATTATGCCGGGCGTGCTCATTGTGGAAAGCTGCGCTCAGCTTTGCTCGCTCGTGATCGAAAAGCCTGCCGAAGATTTGGAAAAGAATCTTTATGTGCTTTTGAAGATTGACGGATTCAAGTTCGTGAAACCGGTGATTCCGGGCGACCAGCTTGAAATTTCCGTGAAGAAGACAAAAGAAGGTGGCGTGCTGGTCGGTTTTGACTGCATCGTGAAAGTGAACGGCAACGTTCATGCCAAGGGCGCCTTGACCTTTACGAGCATCCCGAAGGAAAGTTTAGGAAAGTAATGGCTAGTGTGTAATGTGTGATGACTAATGATAACTTCACATCTCACATTCCACATTTCACATCTCCTCTGCCTCTGAATTTTATATATCGTGAACGATAAAAAGAAAAATATTTTTGTCGAAAGTTTTATGCGGCTCTTTATGGTGATTGTCATCTACACCGTGCGAGTCTATTTGCTTGTTTGGTACCGCCCGAAGGTGACTTTTGTCGGTAACACGGTAAAGTCTCCGCGCCTGAAGACACCGTCGGTGATTATTGCGAACCATACGAGTATGTGGGACCCCCTCATGATGCTCGCTATCTTTTTCCATCACAAAAGCATCGTGGTGGCTAAAGACCAGATTGAAGACCCGCATTTTAGCTGGGCGCTGACCCGCGTGAAGTGCGTGATTCCTTGCGACCGCTTTAACATGGACACCGAATGGGCCTTGCTTGCCAAACGTGAACTGGAAAAGGGAAACAACGTCATTATTTTCCCCGAAGGCAAGTGCCGCTATGACGGCTTGTTGAACGAATTCAAGACGGGTTTTGCGTTCCTTGCTCGCAGTACAGGGGCGCCAGTGCTTTCGGTGGGAATCGACGGCATTTACAAGCGCGGTCACCGCACACAAATTGTTGTGGGCGAACCTGAAAAGATTGAACGCGTGAAGGGAATCCCTTCTTCGAAGCACTTGGCTGAACGCAGCGAATACTTCCGACAGAAAGTCTGGGGGCTCAAGCAGCAGGCGCTGGGTAAGTCTGAAGTGGCTCCGCTCCCGGTCGCATCTGAAACTCCTGAAGAGGTTCAGGCATGAAGACTGGGCTTGTGTTAGAAGGCGGTTCTCGTCAGACCATGTTCAGCGCAGGCGTGATTGACACCTGGCTTGACGAAGGGATTGATTTTAATTACGTGGCAGGAGTGTCTGCCGGAGCCCATGCGGCGGTGAACTTCATTACGCGTCAGCAAGGTCGCCTGCGTTTCATTGTGCTCCCGACGCGCTTGCAGAAAGGTAAAAAGTGGGCGAGCAAGTTCATCGGAATCCAAAAGGAATTCCACGCTTTGAACTACTTGGCTGCCGATGGCGAAATGCCGCTTGACTTCGAAGCGTATCGCAATTCTAAAATTGAATGCGAAATCGGACTTACCTGTTGCGAAACGGGACGAGCCGAATTCAAGAGCGAAAAGAACGACAAGAAACGTTTGCTCGACTTGATTAGCGCTAGCTGCGCCCTGCCTATGATTTTCCCGATGGCAGAACTCGACGGCAAGCATTATGCCGATGGATGCATTACCGCCGCAATACCGTTCGAGCGTGCGTTTGAAAAGGGCTGCGACAAGGTGGTAGCCATTTCGACCCATTATCCGGGCGAAGCGGTGACGGACTTCCGCAAGTACCGTGCGATTCTGAACCCCATGTACAAGCGCAAGTACCCGGACCTGTTCCGTGCTCTCATGGTCCGCCTGAAGCGCTATGACAAAATGTTTGCGAAAATTGAACAACTCGAAAAAGAAGGCAAATTGTTCTTAATTCGCCCGATTATCGACTTGTGCGACCAATTTGACACCAATATGGACAAGATGAACGAATCTTATGAGCATGGTGTCGAAATGGCCAAAAAACAAATGGACGATTTAAAAGCTTTCTTGGAAATTTGACAATGGCTGATACGAAAAAAATTCTTGTAATGGTGGCTAGCCCCAAGAATGAAAAAAGCGGTACGTTGATTCCGACGAAAGCTTTTGTCCAAGGTCTCGAAGAAAACGGAACCTTTGAAACGGAATATATCTTTATCGATAAAATGAACATCAAGCCTTGTCGAGGTTGCCTCAGTTGCTGGGGGCGCCCCGATGGCAGTTGTTTTATCAAGGATGATGACGTTCCCGCCATTCGTGAAAAATTGACGAATGCCGATATCGTCATTTGGAGTTTTCCGCTATTCCTGTTCAGCATTCCTGGACAGATGAAGGTTCTCATGGACCGCATTGTAGGCATGGTCCACCCGTATATGGGTCAAAAGTTGAAAGAAGGCTTGAACGCCTCCAATTCGAACCTTCATGGTCTACAGTTCCAGAAAGAAGGGCAGAAAATCATTCTGCTTTCCAGCTGCGCCTGGTGCGACCTAGATGTTGTCTACGAACCGATTAGAAAGCAGTTCGACATCATTCTTGGTCATAAAGGGTACCAACTCATTGCATGCCCGCAGATGCGAGCCCTCCACCACCGTGGGGGCGAGCGACGTCTGAATATTTTGCGCAAGCGTTACTGGCAAGGCGGAGCTGAACTCGCCAAGACTGGAAATATTTCGCAGGAAGCCATTGACCTTATGCAAAAGACTATCTTTAGTGATGAAGCCTACGAAAAATTGGTTGTGGAATTTGTGACACACATGTTTGACCGCGACGACAACTTTTAGAGGTTCGCATGTACGCTCAGACCGTTTCACTTCCAAAGAATCTTTCAGCCGGAAACAGCCAATTTCTGCTGAAGAATTGCATTAGGATTTTGCGAAACGGCCCGTTAACTATAGACGGGACGGACCTTGAGTCCATGGATTACAGCGGCGATGCCTTTTTTGCTCTTTTAGCAGACACCAGTGAAAAGTACGGTCACAAGCTGACCCTCGCCCACTTTAGCGAAGAAATCAAGGCGCAGCTCAGGGCGCTCAAGAAAGAGAGAATCCCAGAAAAAGTCAAGACCGGCTACAGCAATTTCCTCGAAGCCATCGGTGCAAAGACCGCCGTCATCGCCAAGGAAGTCGCTGAGGTGTTCATTCTCTTGAACATGAGCATCTACTGGATGATTTGCGGTCCCTTCGACAAGGGGCGCAGTAAGTTCGGCGGTACTGCCAAGCAGGTCTTTATGCTCGG
Protein-coding regions in this window:
- the fabZ gene encoding 3-hydroxyacyl-ACP dehydratase FabZ — translated: MMNIYEISEKIAQRPPFQMIERVTELTPNESAVGIKNVSVNEPYFTGHFPGTPIMPGVLIVESCAQLCSLVIEKPAEDLEKNLYVLLKIDGFKFVKPVIPGDQLEISVKKTKEGGVLVGFDCIVKVNGNVHAKGALTFTSIPKESLGK
- a CDS encoding SDR family NAD(P)-dependent oxidoreductase; the protein is MKVALVTGASKGIGKACALRLARDGYTVVVNYSSSDEAAQQTLDQIKAEGGDGMIYKANVADLSQVKVMVREVFKAYGRIDVLVNNAGIVRDEYLMMMNPETLDKCFDLNVKGYFYCAQQVAVKMYKQKSGVIINMSSVSSKFALAGQAVYSATKGAVNSLTQTLAKELGGFGIRVNAVAPGFIATEMIEAIPEETRKGYLEKIPLKRFGSADEVANIVSALASDQFAYVTGQVFVLDGGLSL
- a CDS encoding flavodoxin family protein, which encodes MADTKKILVMVASPKNEKSGTLIPTKAFVQGLEENGTFETEYIFIDKMNIKPCRGCLSCWGRPDGSCFIKDDDVPAIREKLTNADIVIWSFPLFLFSIPGQMKVLMDRIVGMVHPYMGQKLKEGLNASNSNLHGLQFQKEGQKIILLSSCAWCDLDVVYEPIRKQFDIILGHKGYQLIACPQMRALHHRGGERRLNILRKRYWQGGAELAKTGNISQEAIDLMQKTIFSDEAYEKLVVEFVTHMFDRDDNF
- a CDS encoding patatin family protein — protein: MKTGLVLEGGSRQTMFSAGVIDTWLDEGIDFNYVAGVSAGAHAAVNFITRQQGRLRFIVLPTRLQKGKKWASKFIGIQKEFHALNYLAADGEMPLDFEAYRNSKIECEIGLTCCETGRAEFKSEKNDKKRLLDLISASCALPMIFPMAELDGKHYADGCITAAIPFERAFEKGCDKVVAISTHYPGEAVTDFRKYRAILNPMYKRKYPDLFRALMVRLKRYDKMFAKIEQLEKEGKLFLIRPIIDLCDQFDTNMDKMNESYEHGVEMAKKQMDDLKAFLEI
- a CDS encoding lysophospholipid acyltransferase family protein; this translates as MVIVIYTVRVYLLVWYRPKVTFVGNTVKSPRLKTPSVIIANHTSMWDPLMMLAIFFHHKSIVVAKDQIEDPHFSWALTRVKCVIPCDRFNMDTEWALLAKRELEKGNNVIIFPEGKCRYDGLLNEFKTGFAFLARSTGAPVLSVGIDGIYKRGHRTQIVVGEPEKIERVKGIPSSKHLAERSEYFRQKVWGLKQQALGKSEVAPLPVASETPEEVQA